ACGGGAGACTGGATTGTAAGCACCGCGCTGTTTGATGGTGTAAACAGCCTGAGAATCGGTCTTGATGGTCAGTTCAGCGAGGCGGTCGCGGTTACCGTTCAGGGATCACCGGCACCGCAGATCCTCATTGCACAGGATGACCAGGGCGTTGCGTGGCAGTTACAAAACAATGATTTCACCGATGATGCCATCCCGCAATTGCGCGGTGTTTCTGCGCCGAACGCCATTATTCAGGTGTACGTGGGCGGACAACACCTGGGCAGTGCGCAGGCGGATATGTCGGGCATCTGGCAGGTCGATATCAACCTCAATCCAGGTCGCAACGAGATCTATGTGGTGGAAAACGGCGTGGCCAGCGAGAACTTCTACCTGACGCTCGAAGATGCACCGGTGATCACCGGGCTATTCGCGGATGGCGAGATGCATGAGAACGGTGGTGCAGCCGGTGATGCGGAACTCGTTCTGCACGGTATCGCACAGCCTGGTGCAACGGTTGAGATTTATGATTCTCACTCAAGCCTGCCCATTGTGATTACCGCGGATGCCAACGGCAACTGGAGCCATACCGTCTCTGCCCTGATCGGTGAAAATACCTACTTTGCCGTTTCCAGAGGTCAATGGAGCGAGGCATTTTACTTCAACTATATTCCGGATCTGGCAGAGCCAGCGCAGCCGGAACAACCAGAGCAGCCAGCGTTCCCGATCGATATGCCAGAAAACATTGAGCAGTACCTCAATGTTCCTTACATCACATCGGCATACGACAGCGTCGGCACCATGCCATGGCTGGTGAACAGCGGCAGCTGGACCGATGACGCACAGCCGGAACTGTACGGTGGCGGAGCTCGCCCGAACGTTATCATCACCATTCTGGATGGCGACAATAATGTGATTGGTAGCACTCGTACCAACAGCAAGGGCGACTGGCGCTTTACGCCGGACGAACCGCTGTCACCGGGCCAATGGGACTTCTCAGCAGCAAATGAGTACGGGAATTCGGGCAGTACGTTCACCGTCAATATCCGCGATCTGGATCCTGCGCCGAACATGATCGCCTATGACGATGTGGGTGATTATCGTGGTGTTCGTCCTTCTGGCAGCTTCATTGATGATGCTATGCCTTCGTTCCACGGCGGCAGCAATCCTAACAAGCTGATCTCACTGTATGACCAGAACAATCAGCTGATTGCGACCACCACCAGTAACTGGAACGGATCCTGGACCATCAACATTGAGACACCGTTGCTGCCAGGCACTCACAGCTTCGTTGCGCGCGATGAGGATGGTAAATCCAGCGATAGCTTGGTTCTGAACATCAAAACCTCAGACGATGCGCCTTGGCCTGAAATCTCATCGCTGCTGGCCGATGGCGACGCGATGCTGTTCGCTGCGCAAACGGAGAGCGATGATCAGGATAGCTTCGTGACATTGACCATCAGCGAAGCAGATATGGCGCACTCTTCACTGCACGATGCGCTGTCCAGCGACATGGTGGCCAACCCGCGACTCAGCATCGAACTGTTAGACGAGCATCAGTCACTGACGCAAGGCTAATCATCTTCGTGATACCAGCACGCCCTGCGGGGCGTGCTTTCTCCTGAGCCGACGGCTCGACTTATCTCGAAAGGGAATTTTATGACCACACACTTTGTAAAACCCACCATTACGTCCGTGCTGGATAACAGCGGCGACGTCGAAAAATCCATCTCATTTTTAGGCACTTCCCACGATACCACGCCAAAACTGAACGGCACTGCAGCGCCGAATAGCATGGTGTTTATCTATGCGCATGGGCGTTTTATTGGCGTCGTTGATGCTGATACCTCCGGCAACTGGACCTACACCCCGACCATGCCGCTTAATATGGGCGCGCAAGAGTTCAGCGTGATGTCTCAGGGCCAGACCAGTGACAGCTTTGTCGTCTGGATGAAACCCGCTGAACCGGCCCGACCTGAGCCAACGCCAGAACCGACGCCAGGCCCGGGTCCGATTGTCACGCCTGATCCCGTGATGCCGCCTGCCCCGACCCCAACCGGTTTAGCCATTACCGGCATCAATAACCTCAGCGGCGAGCAGGCAGCAATGCCAGCGGGTGGCGCAACCGATGGCAACAGCGTGCGTATCTCTGGCAATGCTCAGCCTAACGCCACCGTGCAGCTGTTCGCTAATGGTCGCGAGATTGCGATGGTTACCGCCGACGCCGAAGGCAAATGGAGCTATGACGCTAACCTGACCAACGGCAACAATGAACTGAAGGTGGTTTCCCGTGGTCAATGGAGCCCAGCCTTTACTGTTGATGTGCAACCTGCCGGTACACCGGTCGCACCTGCGCCAACGCCGGAACCTACACCAGAGCCAACGCCAGCACCGGAACCTACGCCTGCGCCTGCAGTGGCAATCACTGCGGTCAACAATCTGGGCGGCGACAAAGCCAGTATCCCGGCTGATGGCAGCACCGATGGCAACAGCGTACTGATTTCCGGCACCACGCTGGTGCCCGGTGCCATTGTGCAGCTGTATGTGAATGGTCGCGAAATTGCCATGATCACCGCGGATGCAGAGGGCAAATGGAGCTACGAGCCAACGCTGGCAACGGGCATTAACGAGCTGAAAATCGCTTCACGCGGCCAGTTCAGTAAGCCATTCACTATCGATGTGCAGCCATCTTCGGTGGTCACGCCGGAGCCTACCCCGGAACCGCCCCCTGAGCCAACGCCAGCCCCAACGCCTGAGCCGACGCCAGAACCAACTCCAGCGCCAACCCCAACGCCAGTGCCTGGCACCGGTCCATCGGCCGATCTCAGCATTGATACGCTCTTCAGCACCAATGGCATCGTTGCCGATGGCGGCGCTACCGCGGCCACCAGCTTTGTGATTAATGGCACTGCGCAGCCTGGCACTACCGTCGAGATCTATCTCAATGGCGAGTTTTACGGCCGCGCCGATACCAACATCTATGGTAAGTGGGGCACGCCTGCCACCTTCCCCGATGGTGTTAACAGCCTGATGATCAAAGTGGGCGATGCCTACAGTGAAAACTTCACCTTCAGCAAGAATGCCTTCAGCAGTTTGCTGATGCAGGCAGAGCCTGCGCTGCTGCTGGCTGACGCCGATGCGCTGCTGATGGCAGCGCAGGCAGAGGACGCACGCGTTGAACTGACTATCAGCCCGGCGGATATGGCTTATAGCTCGGTGATGGAAGGTGTGAACAGTGAGTTCGCACCGCTCAACGTGCAGTGGGTTGATCAGCTGGAAGAGCAAAACGCGCTGTCCCAGCTGTAAGCAGCACTCGCTCCCGCCACTTCATCAGATGTTCATGATAATTGATGGCTGAGCAGTGAAACACCCTACAAACCCGGCTTATGCCGGGTTTTTTACAACATATTCTCCCGCTCGTTCAGCTCCATGCCTGAGTGACGTTAATCAAGCCGTCCACTTTGGCGCTGTTAGTTATAGGTCAGGGTGAACGTAGCGACTGCCCGAGCTAACCCCGGCGTAACCATGGCAGCCGTTTGATAAAAACGCGCCGTAAAGGGAATGTCGTATACGCCGCCTGCCGCGCCGCTGTCACCCACAGCCAGCGCCGAATTAAGCGTAACGGGGACATCATGATAGGCAAGCTGAACGCCCAATCCGGTCGCCACACTATCCGCGCTAAGTGCCAGAACCGTTGGCAATCCCGCTGCTGGCGTGCCAGTGAATTGTACTGTTACGGGCACCTGAGGATCGCAGATTAAAGGGATGTTGAATCCTTCGGGCGAAGAGACACTTCCCGGCCCGGTGAACGTTTTTAGTGGTATTTTATTGCCCAAATTGACCGGGATTACGGTTTGCGTCAGTGAACAGGTGGCAACCGGAATCGTCATAGCCGGTAAATTCACCGTTAATAAACGCGTCTGCGCACCAGTAGTGCCTGTCCGCCAGTTATAATTGAGCACCCACGCAGCCGTACTGCCTGACACTACAGGTCCGGTTTTAACCAATTCAAAAAGATCCGACATCACGCGTGTCCCATTGATATTTAATCCGCGTTGAACGCTACCGTCCGACATCGAATAGTTGGTCCAGACAAAAGGCGTTCCATCACTGGTATTGGTCCAGCGGATGCCGATCCCGGCAAGAGAGGTGTTTCTCACGCCAGGCACGGGTGAAGCACCATAATCCCTATTTAAACCAGAGCGCATCATTGCGGTATTCGCTACTCCGCTGCAGGTCACGCGATAATTGACGGAGCCAGTGCTAATAACCGTGCCAATGGGCGTAAGTGAACTTACTGCTATCGGTGCAGACATCGCCACATTAAGTGAGGCTGGGGCTGAGGTACAGGCCGCCCAACTGCTGCCGAACATTGAAAAACCTGATAATAAAAGCAAGCAGTGAAGAAGTGACTTCATTTTTTCCTCCTTGATGACGTTAACTACAGACAGCGCTGCCATACTGAAGCGGCTCATCTTCCTTTACCTCGATTGTGAAAGCAGCCTGGCATTGCTGGTGCGGTTGCTCTCCCCACTTCACCATCAGCACCCCTTTATCAGGCATACCGGCTAAATAGGTCTCACCGTGCGTGCCGGCGATGCTGATAACGGGTTTAGCATTGTCTGCCTGATAGCTCACTTCCGCGCCAAACGGCACTGGCCGCCCAGCTTGAGTAAGGGTGATTAAGGTGCGATGTCCCACGCGTGTCGCAAAATTGGCGACCACCACGGCACCTTGAGTCGGAACGGCTGTCGCTACGGTGGTGTCAATATCAACACCCTGTTTGAACGTTGCCGGATCAAGCGCAATACGATTTTTTCGATAGCTTGTGGCGTAGGGAACCACAGCGTAGCCACGCCAGTCCGTGTTGATACCGGTTTGATTTTGGACTGAGACGCCGTCTGCATCCGGTGCGCGCACCAGCAACATCGTCTCGCCTAAGGGTTGAGATAACGTAACGCCCCAGGGGTGCGCTACCACACCGCCCTGAGCGCCGATGTTGATTTGCCGCGTGTCACGTCCATAACTATATCCCGCATTCACCTGACCATAAGTGCCACGATAATTCACGGATGTATTGCCGCCGTAGCCGGTTCCCTGGCTGGCATAGCTCTGTTGCAGATCATAATTAAGGTTGTTTTGCTCCAGCGCCGTGCCGCTGATGCCAACACGCTGGGCGGTGCGACCGCGATCGCTGGTATCAACCGAGTAACTCAGGCGACTGTTGGACAAACCCTTGCTGAGGGGAATCTGCATATTGAAGGCAAATAATTGCTCTGTACCCTTTGATAACGGCGTCTTATTCAGGCCGTAACTCAACCCATAGGAAATATTCTGTAAGCTGGCGTTCCAGCCAATATTTACGCTACGTTCAGAACCCTTACGCCCCCAATAATCCTGCTGCAGGCCCGTAATAAAAACATTGCCGGCATCAAATATTCGCTGGTTGATATTAACCTGAGTTCGGCTGCGTTTATTGCTGTATACCTGCAGACGCTCATCGTTTGCTGCATCAGCATTGATCTCATTTGACTCTTTAAAGTCATAGAAGCCTTGAGTGGAATAGCGGTAACTTGCCAAGGTAAAGTTGGTTCCCAGGCGATTAATATCTTTTGAATATTGGACGCGAAATGACTGCCCGCTCTTCTTTTCCGTTGCTCCCGGTAATTGGGTTTCGGCTTGAGACACATCGAAAGACAACGATCCCCAATCACCCAATCCATGACCTACCCCCAGCATTCCTGACAGGTATGAGGGCGACGTTATCACGCCGGCATAAACAGATGTTGCAGAGGGAAGTCCATAAATCACGCTGCCTTGAGTAAAAATAGGTTCGCGTGCTAAGGCTGAGGTCGAGCGAAAGTTACCGGCAGAGATGCCATATTTCACGCGACCTTCACGCAGCATAATCGGTACGGCGGAATAAGGCTGCACCGCAACGCGCTCTGTTCCATCGGCCTCTTTAACCATGACTTCAAGATCGCCGCTGGTAGCGGTGGGATAGAGATCGGTTATTTCAAACGCGCCTGGTGCGACATAGGTTTGATAGATCACATAACCATTCTGCTTCACTGAGACCTGAGCATTTGATTGTGCAATACCGCGTATCACCGGCGCGTAACCGCGCTGACTATCGGGATACATATTGTCGTCTGATAGCAACTGAATACCGCGAAAAGGTACGCTGTCATAAATATCAGAAGGGGTGAAACTATCACCGGCAATAAGCTGCGACTTTAAAGGTTGGATGTCACGCTGAACATAGGTACTGATAGTATTCCATTGCTGCGCACTATTATTATCAGACCAGGTTGAATAATTCCTTAAGCGCCATGCCCCCCAGTTAGCCCCACTCCTCAGATTGAGGAAGCGAGAATTATTTGAGGCGGCATGATTTTTATTCACAGCGTTAGCGGCATTGGCACTGTAGTTCAGGAGCAGTGCGGGTATGCCTCGATCCCATTCGCTGGGATCAATATAATCGCGTGAGGTTTGATTGAGTGCCGCCTGAGGAATACTGATATTCAGTTGCTGAGTATTGAAATCAAATTGTGTGCTGGCGTCGGGAATGTAATGACTCATCTCACCGATAGGGTGTTCGGCATTAAGGGATTTCAATGCCGCAAAGGCATCAATTTTCACACCGTAACGCTGCAAGTCACTCACCGTTAACTCTGGGTGCAATTGATGGCCAAGCAAAATAAAGTTAATGTCCTGTGCTGCAATAAACTTCTGATTAACATTGACACCGACACGGTAACGACCGGGCAATTGCGTATCATTTTTTGACAGAAGATCCAGATTTACGGACTCTCGCTCAGCATCGCTCAGTTCCAGTGCAGCAGGGTTAAAATACTCTTCTGCATAGATATCTGAGCTGAGTGCTAGCAAAAAAATAAGCTGTAATGTTACTGTTTTCGAAACATATAACACTCGCATATTATTATCTCCACTTAATACCCACCACGGGTCGCTGCAGTCGTGTCAACGCTCATGGCACATCACTATTTTGATGTGGCTTCAGCCGTGATATTTCCGTAGTCGCCAATCGCCTTCCAACTCACTTTTCCGGCTGCACCTGCAGGAATGACATAGTTCTTTTTACTTTTCGGCGCGATGTAGCCCGGATCTTTTATGTTGTTCGCGCCCACACTCAAGCTATAAAAAGAGACAAAGTAGCCAGTTGGATTTTCTACAATAATTTGATTGCCTGTGCGTATTATTTTCAGCAATTTATAAGCATCAGCGGCAGCGCCTGTTAATGCCACTGGTCGGTAAAATAACTTTATTTGCGTTTTGACCGCAATTAACACTTCATTCTGGCTATTTTTATTTGATGCAGGGATCGCTTTAACGTTCAACCAAAAAAGTGACTCTTTATCTTGTGGCAGTGGCACATTAGATTTAATGATACGCAACAGATTTTCCTGTTCACCGTTTAAGCGAAAAAGCGGCGGTGTGACAATAAATGTATTGGTCTTAATATGATCCTCTGTTTCAACCCACGATTGAATCAGAAAACTTTTTTTCTCTGAGTTCTTAACCGAGATATTACTCTCGCTTTTTGCTGCATCGTAAACCACACGCGTGCCGCCAAGCGAAACGCCAGCGTGGGCGATGCCGCTAATCAATAACAGTACGCCCACTGCATAGCGGAAAGTTTTTACTAACATAGGTTATATCCTGCTTACCCGATATGTCGCCTGTGCAGGATGCGTAATAAGCATCCTGCACCTCAATAAAGCGATTAATATTTAACGGTAAAGTTAATCACAGTCTCAGCGCTACCTGCCGCTATTGGCGTGGTAGTTTGCACATATTTGGCGAAATAACTTAATGTGCCGCCGGTTGTCGTCAGAGGAACTGATTTTGACGTTGAGCCATAAGGAATCTCAGTCGCACCATCAGCTTCATACAGACCGACCGCGACACCGGTCGCTGGAGCTGCGGAGGTTAGCGCAAATAAATTACTGTTAACCGCATCGCTGGTGCCATCAAAGCTAACTGCGGCGCTGGTAATGGATGCAGGGCAAGAATCAAAATCAATTTTAATAGGTTCAATACCGGCGGTAGAACCCGGACCGGTAAAAGCTCTTGAAGAAACGGTGCCGAAATCGACGTCGATGGATACGCTACCGGCATTGATGGTACAGGTTGTATCTGAAATCGTTCCCGTCACATTTATCGTACCATCGCTAGCGTGAGCAAAGGTTGTTAGCGATGAGACCGCTATTACCGCAGATAAAATCAATGGATTTTTCATATTAACTATTCCTGAATAGAAAAGCGTCGTTGAGTTAATTTAATTCGATGCATCGCTACTGCAGGTGGGTGGCCACTTTCCCTTGAATTAAGGTATAGCGGATGGGTCTTGGAGTGGTACAAGATCGGTCTTGGTTGTTGTTTTTTATTTGATTAAAAAGAAAACCATCAACAGGAAAAAACCATTAAACTCGCCAAAATCATCAAGAAACACTGTTTGTAAATATCTTTACTCTTTTAGAGTGGAATATCACAACCCAGCTTGAATTATTGATAGCAATGCGCAGTGGCTAATAAATAAAAAATGAATTTATAATTGCCAGAATGCTTTGGCTTTATTTAGTAAAAGCTGTTTTTGAGAATAAATGACTAATAATGATCAAACTCGCTTTTAGCGATAAAAAAAACCCGGCTTGCGCCGGGTTTTGCTTAGCTACATTCTCAATCAAACGGTTAACTGTAAGCGTGCAGCGTGCGTTGACACAGCGCTGAACGGACGCAATCCTCTTTGCCGAAACGTACCACGCCAATCATCTCATCTTCTTCGAAGCGCGCTAACGCATCGGCAAGACCCGATTTAGCATGGGACGGCAGGTCGCACTGGGTGATATCGCCGTTGACGATAACCGTCACGTTTTCACCCAAGCGCGTCAGGAACATCTTCATCTGTGCGGCGGTGACGTTTTGTGCCTCATCAAGGATCACCACAGCATTTTCAAAGGTACGTCCGCGCATGTATGCGAAGGGCGCGATCTCTACCTTGGCGATTTCGGGCCGCAGGCAGTATTGCATAAAGGAAGCGCCGAGACGTTTAACCAGAACGTCATATACCGGTCGGAAATAAGGCGCGAATTTCTCGGAAATGTCTCCTGGAAGGAAACCGAGATCTTCATCCGCCTGCAGAACCGGGCGCGTCACAATAATCCTTTCGATGTCCTTATTGATCAGGGCCTCAGCCGCTTTGGCTGCGCTAATCCAGGTTTTTCCGCAGCCGGCTTCACCGGTAGCGAAAATAAGCTGTTTCGATTCTATGGCATGGAGATAGTGTGCCTGAGCTTCATTTCTGGCTTCAATCGGCCCGCGGTCACGTGCATCACGTGCCATACCAATCGAATCCAACCCACCCATCTGCACCAGCGAAGTGACCGATTCTTCTTCACGCTGACGGTGACTGCGAGAGTCGCTACGAATAACGCGTCTGGCTTCACGACGTGCTTTGATCACTGCTTTCTGTCTTCCCATAGTGGCACCTTACAGTTGGTTTCATTTATCGCGGCGGATCACCCGCGGCGATGACTTGAACGCTTTAGAGGTTTATCTGGCTTCCTTGTAAGCCGTTTCGAGCCATTGAGAATGGTGTGCATCAGCGCCGAAACGCAGGCGCGCACCGGTAAAGAAACTGAGATTGAACGAGAACGAAGTTTTAAATGAAGAGAGGTTGCTTTTGAGGGAAGAAATCCCCCGCAGTGTACTGCGTGTGTTGAAACTATTTAACTGTCCCAGCGAGGAACGAATCATGCGCGAACTCCAGTGGCTTAGCCACACAACTGACAACGCTTATGAATAAAGTGCATCATATTTGCGGTGGTTTGCAACAGTAATTTTACTTCCCCGCAAAGAAAAAATGATAAGCGAAGCCTGAGCGCGTTTACCTTAAATTAAATTTATCATAATTATCAACAGGATGGTTTATTGGAGATAAACCAAACTTTTTAGGAACATTCGGAAGCGGCTACAACCAGGGGAAAGTTTAAGGAATGCGTAACAAAAAAGCCTGCGGCGCAATCTGGCACGCAGGCGTTGTGCATTTATTAATCAGGCTTGCAGTAAAGGTTGTCCGAGATAATGTTTTTCATCCACGATGCCGGGTAAGGCGAAAAAGTAACCGCCGCCAATCGGGCGTATATACTCTTCCAGCGCTTCGCCATTTAAACGTTGCTGTACGGTAATAAAGCCTTTGGCTAAGTCGTGCTGATAACAGACAAACAATAAACCCATATCCAACTGACCCGAACCGGTAATGCCGCTGGAATAGCTGTAACCGCGCCGCAGCATCAAACTGCTGTCGGTTTGTGGCGTACGCGGGTTGGCGAGACGAATATGCGCATCCAGCGCAATCAAATCACCATCGGGATCTTTACTGTAATCCGGTACGTCATGCTCGTTTTTCATGCCGAGCGGTGCGCCGGATAACTTCTCGCGGCCAAAAATGGTTTGCTGCTCGCCAAGCGGCGTGCGATCCCACATCTCGACGTGGAAACGGATGATGCGCACCGCCTGATAACTGCCGCCGCGCGTCCATGCCGGCTCCTGCTGCTCGTCGGTGACCCACAACAGCTGGTTCATCAACGCCGGATTATGGGTGTCGGGATTAGCGGTGCCGTCTTTGAATCCCAGCAGATTGATCGGCGTCTCCTTGCCGTTGCTGCGTGCGGCGTGGTCGGCAATAAAACCGTCGCGCCGCCAGCGCACCGCCAGTAAATCAGGTGTGCGCTTGATGATGTCACGCAGCGCATGGATCACCGTGTCCTGCGTGTTGGCGCAGATCTGCAGTAACAGGTCGCCGTGGCACTGTTCTGCATCCAGCGAATCATTGGGGAAACGCGTCATGGTCTGCAGCTGGGCCGGTTTTTGCCTGCTCAAGCCGAAGCGCTCGTCAAACAGCGACGCGCCAACCGACAAGGTCATGGTGAGATTGTCCGGCGCGATATCGGCCCCGAGAATGCCCGAATCCATGGGCGGCAGTTGCGGATTGGTCACCGCGGGCGCCGGTCCGCCTTGGGTCAGGAAGGCGAAGCGCTCGGTGAGTAAGCGAAACAGCCGCTCAAGATCGGCCTTATCACTCGCCAAAACATCAAACGCCACCAGCATCATCGACGCCTGCTGCGGCGTGATAATGCCAGCCTGATGCGCACCGTAAAAGGGTTGCGCCTGCTGACGCGAGTTAGGCGTAACCGTGCCGGGAGAGAAGCTGTCGGCGGCTGCGCTATGGAACGGACAGCCGCCGCTGAGGGCGGCCGCACCGCCCAGCATGCCTAATCCCTGCAATAAGCGACGACGCGACGGCTGCGCCGCGTCATTTTTATTACTCATGATCAGTCGAGACCTAAGGTTCCACGCAGCAGGGAGAGATCTTCCGCCAGCGTGGTAATCGGGCCTTTCAGCGCGTTACGGTCAGCGGTGGTCAGTTTTTCGTACGACTCGAAGCCGTCTTTGGTGCGATATTTGCTGAGAATGCCGTCCACTTTCTTAAAGTTAGCATCCACTTTCGCCAGCAGCTGCGGGTTATTTTTCTGCAGCAGCGGACGCA
The sequence above is drawn from the Pantoea nemavictus genome and encodes:
- a CDS encoding fimbrial protein, producing MSRFSMAALSVVNVIKEEKMKSLLHCLLLLSGFSMFGSSWAACTSAPASLNVAMSAPIAVSSLTPIGTVISTGSVNYRVTCSGVANTAMMRSGLNRDYGASPVPGVRNTSLAGIGIRWTNTSDGTPFVWTNYSMSDGSVQRGLNINGTRVMSDLFELVKTGPVVSGSTAAWVLNYNWRTGTTGAQTRLLTVNLPAMTIPVATCSLTQTVIPVNLGNKIPLKTFTGPGSVSSPEGFNIPLICDPQVPVTVQFTGTPAAGLPTVLALSADSVATGLGVQLAYHDVPVTLNSALAVGDSGAAGGVYDIPFTARFYQTAAMVTPGLARAVATFTLTYN
- a CDS encoding fimbria/pilus outer membrane usher protein, whose translation is MRVLYVSKTVTLQLIFLLALSSDIYAEEYFNPAALELSDAERESVNLDLLSKNDTQLPGRYRVGVNVNQKFIAAQDINFILLGHQLHPELTVSDLQRYGVKIDAFAALKSLNAEHPIGEMSHYIPDASTQFDFNTQQLNISIPQAALNQTSRDYIDPSEWDRGIPALLLNYSANAANAVNKNHAASNNSRFLNLRSGANWGAWRLRNYSTWSDNNSAQQWNTISTYVQRDIQPLKSQLIAGDSFTPSDIYDSVPFRGIQLLSDDNMYPDSQRGYAPVIRGIAQSNAQVSVKQNGYVIYQTYVAPGAFEITDLYPTATSGDLEVMVKEADGTERVAVQPYSAVPIMLREGRVKYGISAGNFRSTSALAREPIFTQGSVIYGLPSATSVYAGVITSPSYLSGMLGVGHGLGDWGSLSFDVSQAETQLPGATEKKSGQSFRVQYSKDINRLGTNFTLASYRYSTQGFYDFKESNEINADAANDERLQVYSNKRSRTQVNINQRIFDAGNVFITGLQQDYWGRKGSERSVNIGWNASLQNISYGLSYGLNKTPLSKGTEQLFAFNMQIPLSKGLSNSRLSYSVDTSDRGRTAQRVGISGTALEQNNLNYDLQQSYASQGTGYGGNTSVNYRGTYGQVNAGYSYGRDTRQINIGAQGGVVAHPWGVTLSQPLGETMLLVRAPDADGVSVQNQTGINTDWRGYAVVPYATSYRKNRIALDPATFKQGVDIDTTVATAVPTQGAVVVANFATRVGHRTLITLTQAGRPVPFGAEVSYQADNAKPVISIAGTHGETYLAGMPDKGVLMVKWGEQPHQQCQAAFTIEVKEDEPLQYGSAVCS
- a CDS encoding fimbrial biogenesis chaperone is translated as MLVKTFRYAVGVLLLISGIAHAGVSLGGTRVVYDAAKSESNISVKNSEKKSFLIQSWVETEDHIKTNTFIVTPPLFRLNGEQENLLRIIKSNVPLPQDKESLFWLNVKAIPASNKNSQNEVLIAVKTQIKLFYRPVALTGAAADAYKLLKIIRTGNQIIVENPTGYFVSFYSLSVGANNIKDPGYIAPKSKKNYVIPAGAAGKVSWKAIGDYGNITAEATSK
- a CDS encoding fimbrial protein encodes the protein MKNPLILSAVIAVSSLTTFAHASDGTINVTGTISDTTCTINAGSVSIDVDFGTVSSRAFTGPGSTAGIEPIKIDFDSCPASITSAAVSFDGTSDAVNSNLFALTSAAPATGVAVGLYEADGATEIPYGSTSKSVPLTTTGGTLSYFAKYVQTTTPIAAGSAETVINFTVKY
- the phoH gene encoding phosphate starvation-inducible protein PhoH, which translates into the protein MGRQKAVIKARREARRVIRSDSRSHRQREEESVTSLVQMGGLDSIGMARDARDRGPIEARNEAQAHYLHAIESKQLIFATGEAGCGKTWISAAKAAEALINKDIERIIVTRPVLQADEDLGFLPGDISEKFAPYFRPVYDVLVKRLGASFMQYCLRPEIAKVEIAPFAYMRGRTFENAVVILDEAQNVTAAQMKMFLTRLGENVTVIVNGDITQCDLPSHAKSGLADALARFEEDEMIGVVRFGKEDCVRSALCQRTLHAYS
- the efeB gene encoding iron uptake transporter deferrochelatase/peroxidase subunit, yielding MSNKNDAAQPSRRRLLQGLGMLGGAAALSGGCPFHSAAADSFSPGTVTPNSRQQAQPFYGAHQAGIITPQQASMMLVAFDVLASDKADLERLFRLLTERFAFLTQGGPAPAVTNPQLPPMDSGILGADIAPDNLTMTLSVGASLFDERFGLSRQKPAQLQTMTRFPNDSLDAEQCHGDLLLQICANTQDTVIHALRDIIKRTPDLLAVRWRRDGFIADHAARSNGKETPINLLGFKDGTANPDTHNPALMNQLLWVTDEQQEPAWTRGGSYQAVRIIRFHVEMWDRTPLGEQQTIFGREKLSGAPLGMKNEHDVPDYSKDPDGDLIALDAHIRLANPRTPQTDSSLMLRRGYSYSSGITGSGQLDMGLLFVCYQHDLAKGFITVQQRLNGEALEEYIRPIGGGYFFALPGIVDEKHYLGQPLLQA